A single genomic interval of uncultured Pseudodesulfovibrio sp. harbors:
- the purF gene encoding amidophosphoribosyltransferase codes for MKKEYCGLFGVYGHKEAARMTYFGLYAQQHRGQESAGIVTWDGEKIREQKGMGLVADVFNERHLGKELKGDIAMGHIRYSTTGASLIRNAQPFIVRHGSLRLALAHNGNLVNTYELRAELEASGSIFQTTMDTEVFAHLIIKYLNGSGDIEDAIAKACSRVRGAFSMLILANDKLIAIKDPNGVRPLALGRVGDRYVIASETCAFDLIEAEYLRPLNPGEMITIQDNKLKSTHYCDSQPKRQCIFELIYFARPDSHVFGDVVYERRKAMGAMLAKEAPVDADFVMPFPDSGNYAAVGYSQESGVPLELAMIRNHYVGRTFIQPSQDMRDFSVRVKLNPVKSMVQGKRIIIVEDSIVRGTTIRARVKKLRELGAREIHLRVSCPPIKNPCFYGIDFSSKGELIAAHHTQEDIARFLGIESLHYLTIPGLLDSVTDDDAWCLACFDGNYPIPLANKMGKDCLEAAPGIIKEFC; via the coding sequence ATGAAAAAAGAGTATTGCGGACTATTCGGTGTATACGGCCACAAGGAGGCCGCCAGAATGACCTACTTCGGACTCTATGCCCAGCAGCATCGCGGGCAGGAGTCCGCAGGAATAGTGACCTGGGACGGGGAAAAGATCCGCGAACAGAAAGGTATGGGACTGGTTGCCGACGTGTTCAACGAACGGCATCTGGGCAAGGAACTCAAGGGCGACATCGCCATGGGACACATCCGTTACTCCACGACAGGCGCGTCACTGATTCGCAACGCCCAGCCGTTCATAGTCCGGCACGGCAGCCTTCGTCTTGCTCTGGCGCACAACGGCAACTTGGTGAATACCTACGAGCTTCGTGCAGAACTTGAGGCAAGCGGCTCCATCTTCCAGACCACCATGGATACCGAAGTCTTCGCTCACCTCATCATCAAGTATCTGAACGGTTCCGGCGACATTGAAGACGCCATTGCCAAGGCCTGCTCAAGGGTGCGCGGCGCGTTCTCCATGCTCATTCTCGCCAACGACAAGCTCATCGCCATCAAGGACCCCAACGGGGTCCGTCCGTTGGCGCTGGGCCGCGTGGGCGACCGATACGTCATCGCCTCCGAGACCTGCGCTTTTGACCTCATTGAGGCCGAATACCTGCGCCCGCTCAATCCCGGCGAGATGATCACCATTCAGGACAACAAGCTGAAATCCACTCACTACTGTGATTCTCAGCCGAAACGCCAGTGCATCTTCGAACTGATCTACTTCGCCCGTCCTGACTCCCATGTCTTCGGTGACGTCGTGTACGAACGTCGCAAGGCCATGGGTGCCATGCTTGCCAAGGAAGCTCCGGTGGACGCAGACTTTGTCATGCCGTTCCCGGATTCCGGCAACTACGCTGCTGTCGGTTATTCGCAGGAATCCGGCGTGCCGCTTGAACTTGCCATGATTCGAAATCACTACGTCGGCCGAACATTCATTCAGCCTTCGCAGGACATGCGCGACTTCTCTGTCCGCGTGAAACTGAATCCGGTCAAGTCCATGGTGCAAGGCAAACGCATCATCATCGTGGAAGACTCCATTGTGCGCGGCACAACCATCCGCGCCCGAGTGAAAAAGCTGCGCGAACTCGGCGCACGGGAAATTCATCTGCGGGTCAGTTGCCCGCCGATCAAAAACCCCTGCTTCTACGGCATTGACTTCTCGTCCAAGGGCGAACTCATCGCAGCACATCATACACAGGAAGATATCGCCCGATTCCTCGGAATCGAGTCCCTGCACTACCTGACCATCCCCGGCCTCCTCGACTCGGTCACCGACGACGACGCATGGTGTCTCGCCTGCTTCGACGGCAACTACCCGATTCCTTTGGCCAACAAGATGGGCAAAGACTGCCTTGAGGCTGCTCCGGGAATCATCAAGGAATTCTGCTAG
- a CDS encoding KpsF/GutQ family sugar-phosphate isomerase codes for MGTMSKNTDWLELAREVLDIEIEGLEAVKGQLDEQFAKAVTAMAQCSGRVVITGVGKSGLVGRKIAATLSSTGTPSFFLHPVEGAHGDMGMIRKEDVVLAISNSGGTDELNAIIPTLRSLGTTVIAMTGNPASAMSELSDMTIKVKVPREACRMGLAPTSSTTAQLAVGDALAVCLMEWKSFDKEDFKKFHPGGSLGQRLATCVDQLMHTEGLPVVRDDVTLKTALETLNSGGLGLVGIVDENSVLKGVFTDGDVRREVCCGPFDLDRPVTEVMTASPRRATVGESSAHVLDIMEQHEITVLPVVNDNSELVGMVHLHDLLGKGSLRFSNGLGKRSAG; via the coding sequence ATGGGTACCATGTCCAAAAATACAGATTGGCTTGAACTGGCCCGCGAGGTCCTTGATATAGAAATCGAGGGCCTTGAGGCGGTGAAAGGACAACTCGACGAACAGTTTGCCAAGGCAGTCACTGCCATGGCGCAATGTTCCGGACGCGTCGTCATTACCGGCGTGGGCAAGTCAGGGCTTGTGGGCCGGAAAATCGCAGCCACCCTGTCAAGTACGGGAACGCCGTCCTTCTTCCTTCACCCGGTGGAAGGCGCACACGGCGACATGGGCATGATCCGCAAGGAAGACGTGGTGCTCGCCATCTCCAATTCCGGCGGAACTGACGAACTCAACGCCATCATTCCCACCCTGCGCTCTCTCGGCACCACGGTCATCGCCATGACGGGCAACCCGGCCTCGGCCATGTCCGAACTGAGTGACATGACCATCAAGGTCAAGGTCCCGCGCGAGGCATGCCGGATGGGACTGGCTCCCACGTCAAGCACGACCGCGCAACTGGCCGTGGGTGATGCTCTGGCTGTTTGCCTCATGGAATGGAAGTCCTTCGATAAAGAGGATTTCAAAAAATTCCATCCCGGCGGATCGCTCGGGCAACGCCTTGCCACCTGCGTCGATCAGCTCATGCACACCGAAGGACTTCCGGTCGTCCGGGATGACGTCACGCTGAAAACAGCACTTGAGACACTCAATTCCGGCGGTCTCGGATTGGTCGGCATCGTTGATGAGAACTCCGTGCTCAAAGGCGTTTTCACGGACGGCGACGTACGACGCGAAGTCTGCTGCGGTCCGTTCGATCTTGATCGCCCGGTCACCGAAGTCATGACGGCCTCACCCCGCCGAGCCACGGTTGGCGAATCATCCGCCCATGTGCTCGACATCATGGAACAGCATGAAATCACGGTGCTTCCCGTGGTGAACGACAACAGCGAACTGGTGGGCATGGTTCACCTGCACGACCTGCTCGGCAAAGGCTCGCTGCGGTTCTCCAATGGCCTCGGTAAAAGGAGCGCCGGATAA